A single Tamandua tetradactyla isolate mTamTet1 chromosome X, mTamTet1.pri, whole genome shotgun sequence DNA region contains:
- the LOC143670369 gene encoding heat shock transcription factor, X-linked member 3-like translates to MATQDTKEKNKVKLPPSIDEQQEGGTPCKSPVDLNMDSREFLEGHSDQSTNPGPAFPHNPQPQDQNQSKENEEEANVLGLAFPRKLWMIVENDAFKSVRWNDRGDTVIIDADLFQTEILHRRGAERFFETDSWKTFIRELNLYGFGKIHQTNSSDHSPENKRIMIYRNSNFKRDNPLLLQNIQRKFNFPQSIVQPQIYTPSPKRPKLAATRHSPRFQKDNSMQETNQTSHNTSPNVQGPRGSPAFMAPNIWPLSSVIGRSMENCPPTQSNVPSEEGTSQQDIPASLAVAGPAGARALPMGPTDYPASASIRHLFNTCYSILMGALSVMAPNEPFDEQQGSPSDYHCVQCEQFKDQPPP, encoded by the exons ATGGCTACTCAGgataccaaagagaaaaataaagtcaagcTTCCTCCATCTATTGATGAGCAGCAGGAAGGAGGGACTCCATGTAAATCTCCTGTTGATCTGAATATGGATTCCAGGGAGTTCCTGGAAGGGCACAGTGACCAAAGCACAAACCCAGGTCCAGCCTTCCCACACAACCCGCAACCACAAGACCAAaaccaaagcaaagaaaatgaggaagaagcCAATGTTCTTGGGCTTGCCTTCCCAAGAAAGCTTTGGATGATAGTGGAGAATGACGCATTCAAGTCTGTGCGCTGGAACGACAGAGGGGACACTGTGATCATCGACGCAGATCTTTTTCAGACGGAAATTCTTCATCGGAGAGGCGCAGAGAGATTTTTTGAAACAGACAGCTGGAAGACTTTCATTCGAGAACTTAACCTGTATGGATTCGGCAAAATACACCAAACCAACTCTTCAGATCACTCTCCAGAGAACAAGAGAATCATG atCTACCGCAACTCAAATTTCAAGAGAGACAACCCTCTGCTTCTCcaaaatattcagagaaaattcaacttcccccaaaGTATTGTCCAGCCACAGATCTATACACCATCTCCAAAGAGACCGAAGCTGGCTGCTACAAGACACTCGCCGAGATTCCAGAAGGATAACTCCATGCAAGAAACCAACCAAACTTCGCATAACACCTCCCCAAATGTTCAGGGACCCAGGGGCAGCCCGGCCTTTATGGCCCCTAATATCTGGCCTTTGAGCAGTGTAATTGGGCGTTCCATGGAAAACTGTCCCCCTACTCAGTCAAATGTTCCAAGTGAGGAGGGCACCTCCCAACAAGATATACCTGCATCTCTGGCTGTTGCTGGACCTGCAGGTGCAAGGGCACTGCCCATGGGCCCCACAGATTACCCAGCTAGTGCTTCCATAAGGCACCTGTTCAATACCTGTTACTCCATCCTGATGGGTGCCCTTTCAGTCATGGCTCCAAATGAGCCCTTTGACGAGCAACAGGGGAGTCCCTCTGATTACCACTGCGTGCAGTGTGAGCAGTTCAAGGACCAACCACCTCCATAA